The Microbacterium horticulturae genome has a window encoding:
- a CDS encoding CPBP family intramembrane glutamic endopeptidase yields the protein MPDHSSDDLNAIFAAAPPPRSDAAVAVDERPLPDEDPSPRRRRKRGPRRTDWRMGGRSVLRWREGLIAWACICLGAGVLAGVGAQLALPGELGSAVAMVLLWIGMLVPVVVALMRSRPIRLFRFRGVDVLYGLVIGVALRIAQGWLTTATGGSGALPSYPSLSGGWAFTDLFGPVVVSPVVEEFFFRAVVLVAVYTALRRPVGKVAAGVAAGLVSTALFVFAHSISPIGPGDAIALGLVGVVTAAIVLLSGRIWGAVLVHFVYNVSFVVLALAGTYLG from the coding sequence GTGCCCGACCACTCTAGCGACGACCTCAACGCGATCTTCGCCGCCGCGCCCCCGCCGCGTTCCGACGCAGCAGTGGCGGTCGATGAGCGTCCGCTGCCCGACGAAGACCCGTCGCCGCGTCGCCGACGCAAGCGCGGCCCCCGCCGTACCGACTGGCGCATGGGTGGGCGCTCCGTACTGCGTTGGCGCGAGGGGCTGATCGCCTGGGCGTGCATCTGCCTGGGCGCCGGCGTGCTCGCCGGTGTCGGCGCGCAGCTGGCCCTGCCAGGCGAGCTCGGCTCTGCCGTCGCTATGGTGCTGCTGTGGATCGGGATGCTGGTGCCCGTCGTCGTCGCTCTGATGCGCTCGCGGCCCATCAGGCTCTTCCGCTTTCGCGGCGTCGACGTTCTCTACGGACTCGTGATCGGCGTGGCGCTGCGTATCGCGCAGGGCTGGCTGACGACCGCGACCGGCGGCAGCGGCGCCCTGCCTTCGTACCCGTCGTTGTCGGGCGGGTGGGCGTTCACCGACCTGTTCGGGCCGGTCGTCGTCTCGCCAGTCGTGGAGGAGTTCTTCTTCCGCGCCGTGGTGCTCGTGGCGGTGTACACCGCGCTGCGCCGGCCGGTCGGCAAGGTCGCTGCCGGCGTCGCCGCGGGGCTGGTGAGCACCGCGCTGTTCGTCTTCGCACACAGCATCAGCCCGATCGGCCCCGGCGACGCGATAGCGCTCGGCCTCGTCGGCGTGGTCACCGCGGCGATTGTTCTGCTGAGCGGACGCATCTGGGGCGCCGTGCTCGTGCATTTCGTCTACAACGTGTCGTTCGTCGTGCTGGCATTGGCGGGGACGTACCTGGGCTAG
- a CDS encoding low molecular weight phosphatase family protein, which yields MRCFVRRGLSRSARRCVLIEILTVCTGNICRSPLAAVVLQTRLADLDARVTSAGTRGLDDAAMTAEAQTLAVALGVPPEVAAAHRSRYLLELHLLTPDLILTMTREHRRMVAELAPARLRTSFTVREFARLAAGVSDDDLRSAADEAGADAAARMRAAAALVSTRRGIAPAPADPTDDDVIDPYGRPWKVYQESAAQLAPALAEVIRVARLAAGPSPALGR from the coding sequence GTGCGCTGTTTCGTTCGTCGCGGGCTCTCCCGTTCGGCCCGGAGGTGCGTTCTGATCGAGATCCTCACCGTCTGCACCGGCAACATCTGCCGGTCGCCGCTGGCCGCGGTCGTGCTGCAGACGCGGCTGGCCGATCTCGACGCTCGTGTGACAAGCGCGGGCACGCGCGGGCTCGACGACGCGGCGATGACGGCTGAGGCACAGACCCTCGCAGTCGCCCTCGGGGTGCCGCCCGAAGTCGCGGCGGCGCACCGCTCGCGCTACCTACTCGAGCTGCATCTGCTGACGCCCGATCTCATCCTCACCATGACGCGCGAGCACCGCCGCATGGTCGCCGAGCTCGCGCCCGCGCGGCTGCGCACCTCGTTCACGGTGCGCGAGTTCGCCCGGTTGGCGGCGGGCGTCTCCGACGACGACCTCCGGTCGGCGGCCGATGAGGCGGGGGCGGATGCCGCGGCCCGCATGCGCGCGGCAGCCGCGCTGGTCTCCACCCGGCGCGGCATCGCACCAGCGCCCGCAGACCCGACGGACGACGACGTCATCGACCCTTACGGCCGCCCGTGGAAGGTTTACCAGGAGTCGGCCGCGCAACTGGCGCCCGCCCTCGCCGAAGTGATCCGCGTCGCCCGCCTCGCCGCCGGGCCCTCGCCCGCCCTGGGTCGTTGA